A single genomic interval of Camelina sativa cultivar DH55 chromosome 11, Cs, whole genome shotgun sequence harbors:
- the LOC104726836 gene encoding pentatricopeptide repeat-containing protein At5g62370 isoform X3, with the protein MMLKAKALCYRLVKSRKATSCALPSEQSPSSSVATVSAVSGDHRSRCLSLIVKLGGRGLVDSAREVIRRVIDGSSSISEAALVVDFAGNNGIELDSCCCGALIRKLTEMGQPGLAETFYNERVIGNGMVPDSSVLDSMVFCLVKLRRFDEARAHLDSCIASGYVPSRDASSLVIDELCNQDRFLEGFHCFEQVKKGGSGLWLWCCKRLFKGLCDHGHLDEAVGMLDTLCEMTRMPLPVNLYKSLFYGFCRRGCAAEAEALFDHMEADGYVVDKVMYTCLMREYCKDNNMTMAMQLYLRMVEKSCELDPYIFNTLIHGFMKLGMLDKGRLLFSQMIKKGVPSNVFTYHIMIGSYCKEGNVDYALKLFENNQGVEDISRNVHCYTNLIYGLYKKGGLDKAVDLLMRMLENGIVPDHITYFVLLKMLPKCHELKYAMVILQAIFDNGCGIDPPVIDDPGRKIESLLEEIARKDVNLAAVGLAVVTTALCSQRKYTAALSRIEKMVNLGCTPLPFSYNSVIKCLFQEGVIEDFGSLVNLIQELDFVPDLDTYLIVVNELCKNNDRDAAFAVIDVMEAVGLRPTVAIYSSIIGSLGRQGRVVEAEETFAKMLESGIQPDEIAYMIMINAYARNARINEANELVEEVVKHFVRPSSFTYTVLISGFVKMGMMEKGCQYLDKMLEDGLSPNAVLYTSLIGHFLKKGDFKFSFTLFGLMGENEIKHDHVAYITLLSGLWRAMARKKKRQVSVEPGKEKLLRRLLHTKSLVSVSSSLCNYGSKSFAMEVIGKVKKSIVPNLYLHNVIITGYCAAGRLDEAYNHLESMQKGGIVPNQVTYTILMKYHIEAGEMESAIDLYEVSDCEPDQVMYSTLLKGLCESKRPLDALALMLEMQKQGINPNEDSYDKLLQCLCYSRLTMEAVKVVKDMAALDFWPRPISHTWLIYILCEEKKLREARALFAIMVQSGRSLLNCTKPGLLRMLNQNQQL; encoded by the exons ATGATGTTAAAGGCCAAGGCTTTATGTTATCGTTTAGTGAAATCAAGAAAAGCTACTAGTTGCGCTCTTCCATCTGAACAATCTCCCTCCAGTTCAGTAGCCACCGTCTCCGCCGTTTCTGGTGACCACCGGTCTCGATGTTTGTCTTTGATAGTCAAACTTGGTGGGAGAGGTCTCGTAGACTCTGCTCGGGAAGTGATTCGCCGTGTTATCGatggttcttcttctatttCAGAGGCGGCTTTAGTTGTTGATTTCGCGGGCAACAATGGAATAGAACTCGATTCGTGTTGCTGCGGCGCATTGATAAGGAAGCTGACGGAGATGGGTCAGCCTGGATTGGCTGAAACTTTCTACAACGAACGTGTGATTGGAAATGGTATGGTTCCTGATTCGTCGGTTTTAGATTCAATGGTGTTTTGTCTAGTTAAGCTAAGGAG GTTCGATGAAGCTAGAGCTCATTTAGATAGCTGTATAGCTTCTGGTTATGTTCCTAGTAGAGACGCTTCTAGTTTAGTAATTGATGAGCTTTGTAATCAAGATCGATTTCTCGAGGGGTTTCATTGCTTTGAACAAGTGAAAAAGGGAGGCAGTGGTTTATGGCTTTGGTGTTGTAAGAGATTGTTTAAGGGTTTGTGCGATCATGGACACTTGGATGAAGCAGTTGGGATGTTAGATACTCTTTGTGAGATGACGAGGATGCCTCTGCCTGTTAATCTATATAAGTCTCTCTTTTACGGGTTTTGTAGAAGAGGATGTGCTGCTGAAGCAGAGGCTTTGTTTGATCATATGGAAGCTGATGGTTACGTTGTGGATAAGGTCATGTACACTTGTTTGATGAGAGAATATTGTAAGGACAACAATATGACAATGGCAATGCAGCTTTACTTGCGGATGGTTGAGAAAAGTTGTGAGCTTGATCCTTATATCTTCAACACTTTGATTCATGGGTTTATGAAGTTGGGTATGTTGGATAAAGGGAGGCTACTGTTTAgtcaaatgattaaaaaaggTGTGCCGTCGAATGTTTTCACATACCATATAATGATTGGTAGCTACTGCAAGGAAGGTAATGTTGATTATGCTTTGAAGCTCTTTGAGAACAACCAGGGTGTTGAAGATATATCCCGAAACGTGCATTGTTATACAAATCTTATATATGGGTTATACAAAAAGGGTGGATTAGATAAAGCTGTTGACTTGTTGATGAGGATGTTAGAAAACGGGATTGTCCCGGACCATATTACTTACTTTGTTCTCTTGAAGATGCTCCCAAAATGCCACGAGCTTAAGTATGCTATGGTTATCTTACAAGCAATTTTTGATAACGGATGTGGGATTGATCCACCAGTTATTGATGATCCTGGAAGAAAGATTGAGTCTTTGCTTGAGGAGATTGCTAGAAAAGATGTGAATCTTGCTGCTGTGGGACTTGCTGTTGTCACAACTGCTTTGTgttcacaaagaaaatataccGCTGCTTTATCTCGTATCGAGAAAATGGTCAATCTGGGATGCACACCGTTGCCCTTTTCATACAATTCAGTGATCAAATGTCTATTTCAGGAAGGTGTCATCGAGGATTTTGGTTCTTTAGTCAATCTTATCCAAGAATTGGACTTTGTCCCGGATCTTGATACGTATTTGATAGTGGTGAATGAGTTATGCAAGAATAATGATAGAGACGCTGCGTTTGCTGTTATAGATGTAATGGAAGCGGTTGGACTGAGACCTACCGTAGCTATTTACAGCTCAATTATTGGTTCTCTTGGCAGACAGGGTAGAGTTGTTGAAGCGGAAGAGACGTTTGCCAAGATGCTTGAGTCTGGGATTCAACCTGATGAGATTGCTTACATGATTATGATCAATGCTTATGCGAGAAACGCAAGAATTAATGAAGCAAATGAGTTGGTTGAAGAAGTCGTCAAACATTTCGTTAGGCCTAGCTCTTTTACTTACACGGTATTGATCAGCGGGTTTGTGAAGATGGGTATGATGGAGAAAGGATGTCAGTATTTGGATAAGATGCTTGAAGACGGTTTATCTCCAAACGCGGTGCTGTATACTTCGCTCATCGGTCATTTCCTCAAGAAGGGagattttaagttttcttttacATTGTTTGGTTTGATGGGAGAAAACGAGATTAAACACGATCATGTCGCGTACATCACACTGCTTAGCGGTTTATGGAGAGCTATGGCacgaaagaagaagaggcaGGTTAGTGTTGAGCCAGGGAAAGAGAAGCTTCTTCGACGTCTTCTTCACACAAAGTCATTAGTATCAGTCTCCTCTTCTTTGTGCAACTACGGATCAAAAAGCTTTGCAATGGAAGTGATTGGGAAAGTGAAAAAGTCTATAGTCCCCAATCTATACCTCCACAACGTCATTATAACTGGATATTGCGCTGCTGGGAGGCTGGACGAAGCTTAtaaccatctagaatcaatgcaAAAGGGAGGCATTGTTCCAAATCAGGTAACTTACACTATTCTGATGAAATATCATATCGAAGCAGGGGAGATGGAGTCTGCTATAGATTTGTATGAGGTGTCAGATTGCGAGCCGGATCAAGTTATGTACAGCACTCTGCTCAAGGGTCTATGTGAAAGTAAAAGACCTCTTGATGCTTTGGCTCTGATGTTAGAAATGCAGAAGCAAGGGATTAATCCAAATGAAGACTCTTATGATAAGCTGCTTCAGTGCCTCTGTTACTCTAGATTGACCATGGAAGCGGTTAAGGTGGTTAAAGACATGGCTGCTCTTGATTTTTGGCCTCGTCCGATAAGCCACACTtggttgatttatattttgtgtgaagagaagaagttgagagaggCTCGTGCTTTGTTTGCTATAATGGTTCAATCTGGACGATCTTTATTGAATTGTACTAAACCAGGATTATTGAGAATGCTTAACCAGAATCAacaactttag
- the LOC104726836 gene encoding pentatricopeptide repeat-containing protein At5g62370 isoform X1: protein MMLKAKALCYRLVKSRKATSCALPSEQSPSSSVATVSAVSGDHRSRCLSLIVKLGGRGLVDSAREVIRRVIDGSSSISEAALVVDFAGNNGIELDSCCCGALIRKLTEMGQPGLAETFYNERVIGNGMVPDSSVLDSMVFCLVKLRRFDEARAHLDSSIASGYVPSRDASSLVIDELCNQNRFLEGFRCFEQVKKGGSGLWLWCCKRLFKGLCDHGHLDEAVGMLDTLCEMTRMPLPVNLYKSLFYGFCKRGCAAEAEALFDHMEADGYVVDKVMYTCLMREYCKDNNMTMAMQLYLRMVEKSCELDPYIFNTLIHGFMKLGMLDKGRLLFSQMIKKGVPSNVFTYHIMIGSYCKEGNVDYALKLFENNQGVEDISRNVHCYTNLIYGLYKKGGLDKAVDLLMRMLENGIVPDHITYFVLLKMLPKCHELKYAMVILQAIFDNGCGIDPPVIDDPGRKIESLLEEIARKDVNLAAVGLAVVTTALCSQRKYTAALSRIEKMVNLGCTPLPFSYNSVIKCLFQEGVIEDFGSLVNLIQELDFVPDLDTYLIVVNELCKNNDRDAAFAVIDVMEAVGLRPTVAIYSSIIGSLGRQGRVVEAEETFAKMLESGIQPDEIAYMIMINAYARNARINEANELVEEVVKHFVRPSSFTYTVLISGFVKMGMMEKGCQYLDKMLEDGLSPNAVLYTSLIGHFLKKGDFKFSFTLFGLMGENEIKHDHVAYITLLSGLWRAMARKKKRQVSVEPGKEKLLRRLLHTKSLVSVSSSLCNYGSKSFAMEVIGKVKKSIVPNLYLHNVIITGYCAAGRLDEAYNHLESMQKGGIVPNQVTYTILMKYHIEAGEMESAIDLYEVSDCEPDQVMYSTLLKGLCESKRPLDALALMLEMQKQGINPNEDSYDKLLQCLCYSRLTMEAVKVVKDMAALDFWPRPISHTWLIYILCEEKKLREARALFAIMVQSGRSLLNCTKPGLLRMLNQNQQL from the exons ATGATGTTAAAGGCCAAGGCTTTATGTTATCGTTTAGTGAAATCAAGAAAAGCTACTAGTTGCGCTCTTCCATCTGAACAATCTCCCTCCAGTTCAGTAGCCACCGTCTCCGCCGTTTCTGGTGACCACCGGTCTCGATGTTTGTCTTTGATAGTCAAACTTGGTGGGAGAGGTCTCGTAGACTCTGCTCGGGAAGTGATTCGCCGTGTTATCGatggttcttcttctatttCAGAGGCGGCTTTAGTTGTTGATTTCGCGGGCAACAATGGAATAGAACTCGATTCGTGTTGCTGCGGCGCATTGATAAGGAAGCTGACGGAGATGGGTCAGCCTGGATTGGCTGAAACTTTCTACAACGAACGTGTGATTGGAAATGGTATGGTTCCTGATTCGTCGGTTTTAGATTCAATGGTGTTTTGTCTAGTTAAGCTAAGGAGGTTCGATGAAGCTAGAGCTCATTTAGATAGCAGTATAGCTTCTGGTTATGTTCCTAGTAGAGATGCTTCTAGTTTAGTAATTGATGAGCTTTGTAATCAAAATCGATTTCTCGAGGGGTTTCGTTGCTTTGAACAAGTGAAAAAGGGAGGCAGTGGTTTATGGCTTTGGTGTTGTAAGAGATTGTTTAAGGGTTTGTGCGATCATGGACACTTGGATGAAGCAGTTGGGATGTTAGATACTCTGTGTGAGATGACGAGGATGCCTCTGCCTGTTAATCTATATAAGTCTCTCTTTTACGGGTTTTGTAAAAGAGGATGTGCTGCTGAAGCAGAGGCTTTGTTTGATCATATGGAAGCTGATGGTTACGTTGTGGATAAG GTCATGTACACTTGTTTGATGAGAGAATATTGTAAGGACAACAATATGACAATGGCAATGCAGCTTTACTTGCGGATGGTTGAGAAAAGTTGTGAGCTTGATCCTTATATCTTCAACACTTTGATTCATGGGTTTATGAAGTTGGGTATGTTGGATAAAGGGAGGCTACTGTTTAgtcaaatgattaaaaaaggTGTGCCGTCGAATGTTTTCACATACCATATAATGATTGGTAGCTACTGCAAGGAAGGTAATGTTGATTATGCTTTGAAGCTCTTTGAGAACAACCAGGGTGTTGAAGATATATCCCGAAACGTGCATTGTTATACAAATCTTATATATGGGTTATACAAAAAGGGTGGATTAGATAAAGCTGTTGACTTGTTGATGAGGATGTTAGAAAACGGGATTGTCCCGGACCATATTACTTACTTTGTTCTCTTGAAGATGCTCCCAAAATGCCACGAGCTTAAGTATGCTATGGTTATCTTACAAGCAATTTTTGATAACGGATGTGGGATTGATCCACCAGTTATTGATGATCCTGGAAGAAAGATTGAGTCTTTGCTTGAGGAGATTGCTAGAAAAGATGTGAATCTTGCTGCTGTGGGACTTGCTGTTGTCACAACTGCTTTGTgttcacaaagaaaatataccGCTGCTTTATCTCGTATCGAGAAAATGGTCAATCTGGGATGCACACCGTTGCCCTTTTCATACAATTCAGTGATCAAATGTCTATTTCAGGAAGGTGTCATCGAGGATTTTGGTTCTTTAGTCAATCTTATCCAAGAATTGGACTTTGTCCCGGATCTTGATACGTATTTGATAGTGGTGAATGAGTTATGCAAGAATAATGATAGAGACGCTGCGTTTGCTGTTATAGATGTAATGGAAGCGGTTGGACTGAGACCTACCGTAGCTATTTACAGCTCAATTATTGGTTCTCTTGGCAGACAGGGTAGAGTTGTTGAAGCGGAAGAGACGTTTGCCAAGATGCTTGAGTCTGGGATTCAACCTGATGAGATTGCTTACATGATTATGATCAATGCTTATGCGAGAAACGCAAGAATTAATGAAGCAAATGAGTTGGTTGAAGAAGTCGTCAAACATTTCGTTAGGCCTAGCTCTTTTACTTACACGGTATTGATCAGCGGGTTTGTGAAGATGGGTATGATGGAGAAAGGATGTCAGTATTTGGATAAGATGCTTGAAGACGGTTTATCTCCAAACGCGGTGCTGTATACTTCGCTCATCGGTCATTTCCTCAAGAAGGGagattttaagttttcttttacATTGTTTGGTTTGATGGGAGAAAACGAGATTAAACACGATCATGTCGCGTACATCACACTGCTTAGCGGTTTATGGAGAGCTATGGCacgaaagaagaagaggcaGGTTAGTGTTGAGCCAGGGAAAGAGAAGCTTCTTCGACGTCTTCTTCACACAAAGTCATTAGTATCAGTCTCCTCTTCTTTGTGCAACTACGGATCAAAAAGCTTTGCAATGGAAGTGATTGGGAAAGTGAAAAAGTCTATAGTCCCCAATCTATACCTCCACAACGTCATTATAACTGGATATTGCGCTGCTGGGAGGCTGGACGAAGCTTAtaaccatctagaatcaatgcaAAAGGGAGGCATTGTTCCAAATCAGGTAACTTACACTATTCTGATGAAATATCATATCGAAGCAGGGGAGATGGAGTCTGCTATAGATTTGTATGAGGTGTCAGATTGCGAGCCGGATCAAGTTATGTACAGCACTCTGCTCAAGGGTCTATGTGAAAGTAAAAGACCTCTTGATGCTTTGGCTCTGATGTTAGAAATGCAGAAGCAAGGGATTAATCCAAATGAAGACTCTTATGATAAGCTGCTTCAGTGCCTCTGTTACTCTAGATTGACCATGGAAGCGGTTAAGGTGGTTAAAGACATGGCTGCTCTTGATTTTTGGCCTCGTCCGATAAGCCACACTtggttgatttatattttgtgtgaagagaagaagttgagagaggCTCGTGCTTTGTTTGCTATAATGGTTCAATCTGGACGATCTTTATTGAATTGTACTAAACCAGGATTATTGAGAATGCTTAACCAGAATCAacaactttag
- the LOC104726835 gene encoding 21 kDa protein-like: MGETYRFNRHHFLTSLLIITAMLKSVHTITTNTEFVKSSCTFTTYPRLCFTSLSTQASLIQTSPKLMAHAALNITLASAKATSAMMVRLSSSRLNPREAAAMRDCVEELADTLDELRKSIGEMCRLSTSNYEVYMSDMQTWVSAALTDENTCTEGFDRDEMNGKTKVLVRGKILVVAHLTSNALALINHFASIHG, encoded by the coding sequence ATGGGTGAAACTTATAGATTCAATCGTCATCACTTCCTCACATCTCTTCTCATAATCACAGCCATGCTCAAATCAGTTCATACAATAACAACAAACACCGAGTTCGTAAAATCATCATGCACTTTCACAACCTACCCAAGACTCTGTTTCACTTCACTCTCAACTCAAGCCAGTCTCATCCAAACAAGCCCCAAGCTCATGGCTCACGCGGCTCTCAACATCACATTAGCCTCGGCTAAAGCCACTTCAGCAATGATGGTACGTCTCTCGAGTAGTCGGCTCAATCCGAGAGAAGCAGCGGCCATGAGAGACTGCGTAGAGGAGTTAGCTGACACGTTAGATGAGCTTAGGAAATCGATTGGTGAGATGTGTCGGCTAAGTACCTCGAACTATGAGGTCTACATGAGCGATATGCAGACTTGGGTAAGTGCGGCTTTGACAGATGAGAACACATGTACGGAGGGATTTGATAGAGATGAGATGAACGGGAAGACTAAGGTTTTGGTGAGAGGGAAGATTTTGGTTGTTGCTCATTTAACGAGTAATGCCTTGGCTTTGATTAATCACTTTGCTTCTATTCACGGCTAA
- the LOC104726836 gene encoding pentatricopeptide repeat-containing protein At5g62370 isoform X2, translating into MMLKAKALCYRLVKSRKATSCALPSEQSPSSSVATVSAVSGDHRSRCLSLIVKLGGRGLVDSAREVIRRVIDGSSSISEAALVVDFAGNNGIELDSCCCGALIRKLTEMGQPGLAETFYNDRVIGNGMVPDSFVLDSMVFCLVKLRRFDEARAHLDSCIASGYVPSRDASSLVIDELCNQDRFLEGFHCFEQVKKGGSGLWLWCCKRLFKGLCDHGHLDEAVGMLDTLCEMTRMPLPVNLYKSLFYGFCRRGCAAEAEALFDHMEADGYVVDKVMYTCLMREYCKDNNMTMAMQLYLRMVEKSCELDPYIFNTLIHGFMKLGMLDKGRLLFSQMIKKGVPSNVFTYHIMIGSYCKEGNVDYALKLFENNQGVEDISRNVHCYTNLIYGLYKKGGLDKAVDLLMRMLENGIVPDHITYFVLLKMLPKCHELKYAMVILQAIFDNGCGIDPPVIDDPGRKIESLLEEIARKDVNLAAVGLAVVTTALCSQRKYTAALSRIEKMVNLGCTPLPFSYNSVIKCLFQEGVIEDFGSLVNLIQELDFVPDLDTYLIVVNELCKNNDRDAAFAVIDVMEAVGLRPTVAIYSSIIGSLGRQGRVVEAEETFAKMLESGIQPDEIAYMIMINAYARNARINEANELVEEVVKHFVRPSSFTYTVLISGFVKMGMMEKGCQYLDKMLEDGLSPNAVLYTSLIGHFLKKGDFKFSFTLFGLMGENEIKHDHVAYITLLSGLWRAMARKKKRQVSVEPGKEKLLRRLLHTKSLVSVSSSLCNYGSKSFAMEVIGKVKKSIVPNLYLHNVIITGYCAAGRLDEAYNHLESMQKGGIVPNQVTYTILMKYHIEAGEMESAIDLYEVSDCEPDQVMYSTLLKGLCESKRPLDALALMLEMQKQGINPNEDSYDKLLQCLCYSRLTMEAVKVVKDMAALDFWPRPISHTWLIYILCEEKKLREARALFAIMVQSGRSLLNCTKPGLLRMLNQNQQL; encoded by the exons ATGATGTTAAAGGCCAAGGCTTTATGTTATCGTTTAGTGAAATCAAGAAAAGCTACTAGTTGCGCTCTTCCATCTGAACAATCTCCCTCCAGTTCAGTAGCCACCGTCTCCGCCGTTTCTGGTGACCACCGGTCTCGATGTTTGTCTTTGATAGTCAAACTTGGTGGGAGAGGTCTCGTAGACTCTGCTCGGGAAGTGATTCGCCGTGTTATCGatggttcttcttctatttCAGAGGCGGCTTTAGTTGTTGATTTCGCGGGCAACAATGGAATAGAACTCGATTCGTGTTGCTGCGGCGCATTGATAAGGAAGCTGACGGAG ATGGGTCAGCCTGGATTGGCTGAAACTTTCTACAACGACCGTGTGATTGGAAACGGTATGGTGCCTGATTCGTTCGTTTTAGATTCAATGGTGTTTTGTTTAGTTAAGTTAAGGAGGTTCGATGAAGCTAGAGCTCATTTAGATAGCTGTATAGCTTCTGGTTATGTTCCTAGTAGAGACGCTTCTAGTTTAGTAATTGATGAGCTTTGTAATCAAGATCGATTTCTCGAGGGGTTTCATTGCTTTGAACAAGTGAAAAAGGGAGGCAGTGGTTTATGGCTTTGGTGTTGTAAGAGATTGTTTAAGGGTTTGTGCGATCATGGACACTTGGATGAAGCAGTTGGGATGTTAGATACTCTTTGTGAGATGACGAGGATGCCTCTGCCTGTTAATCTATATAAGTCTCTCTTTTACGGGTTTTGTAGAAGAGGATGTGCTGCTGAAGCAGAGGCTTTGTTTGATCATATGGAAGCTGATGGTTACGTTGTGGATAAGGTCATGTACACTTGTTTGATGAGAGAATATTGTAAGGACAACAATATGACAATGGCAATGCAGCTTTACTTGCGGATGGTTGAGAAAAGTTGTGAGCTTGATCCTTATATCTTCAACACTTTGATTCATGGGTTTATGAAGTTGGGTATGTTGGATAAAGGGAGGCTACTGTTTAgtcaaatgattaaaaaaggTGTGCCGTCGAATGTTTTCACATACCATATAATGATTGGTAGCTACTGCAAGGAAGGTAATGTTGATTATGCTTTGAAGCTCTTTGAGAACAACCAGGGTGTTGAAGATATATCCCGAAACGTGCATTGTTATACAAATCTTATATATGGGTTATACAAAAAGGGTGGATTAGATAAAGCTGTTGACTTGTTGATGAGGATGTTAGAAAACGGGATTGTCCCGGACCATATTACTTACTTTGTTCTCTTGAAGATGCTCCCAAAATGCCACGAGCTTAAGTATGCTATGGTTATCTTACAAGCAATTTTTGATAACGGATGTGGGATTGATCCACCAGTTATTGATGATCCTGGAAGAAAGATTGAGTCTTTGCTTGAGGAGATTGCTAGAAAAGATGTGAATCTTGCTGCTGTGGGACTTGCTGTTGTCACAACTGCTTTGTgttcacaaagaaaatataccGCTGCTTTATCTCGTATCGAGAAAATGGTCAATCTGGGATGCACACCGTTGCCCTTTTCATACAATTCAGTGATCAAATGTCTATTTCAGGAAGGTGTCATCGAGGATTTTGGTTCTTTAGTCAATCTTATCCAAGAATTGGACTTTGTCCCGGATCTTGATACGTATTTGATAGTGGTGAATGAGTTATGCAAGAATAATGATAGAGACGCTGCGTTTGCTGTTATAGATGTAATGGAAGCGGTTGGACTGAGACCTACCGTAGCTATTTACAGCTCAATTATTGGTTCTCTTGGCAGACAGGGTAGAGTTGTTGAAGCGGAAGAGACGTTTGCCAAGATGCTTGAGTCTGGGATTCAACCTGATGAGATTGCTTACATGATTATGATCAATGCTTATGCGAGAAACGCAAGAATTAATGAAGCAAATGAGTTGGTTGAAGAAGTCGTCAAACATTTCGTTAGGCCTAGCTCTTTTACTTACACGGTATTGATCAGCGGGTTTGTGAAGATGGGTATGATGGAGAAAGGATGTCAGTATTTGGATAAGATGCTTGAAGACGGTTTATCTCCAAACGCGGTGCTGTATACTTCGCTCATCGGTCATTTCCTCAAGAAGGGagattttaagttttcttttacATTGTTTGGTTTGATGGGAGAAAACGAGATTAAACACGATCATGTCGCGTACATCACACTGCTTAGCGGTTTATGGAGAGCTATGGCacgaaagaagaagaggcaGGTTAGTGTTGAGCCAGGGAAAGAGAAGCTTCTTCGACGTCTTCTTCACACAAAGTCATTAGTATCAGTCTCCTCTTCTTTGTGCAACTACGGATCAAAAAGCTTTGCAATGGAAGTGATTGGGAAAGTGAAAAAGTCTATAGTCCCCAATCTATACCTCCACAACGTCATTATAACTGGATATTGCGCTGCTGGGAGGCTGGACGAAGCTTAtaaccatctagaatcaatgcaAAAGGGAGGCATTGTTCCAAATCAGGTAACTTACACTATTCTGATGAAATATCATATCGAAGCAGGGGAGATGGAGTCTGCTATAGATTTGTATGAGGTGTCAGATTGCGAGCCGGATCAAGTTATGTACAGCACTCTGCTCAAGGGTCTATGTGAAAGTAAAAGACCTCTTGATGCTTTGGCTCTGATGTTAGAAATGCAGAAGCAAGGGATTAATCCAAATGAAGACTCTTATGATAAGCTGCTTCAGTGCCTCTGTTACTCTAGATTGACCATGGAAGCGGTTAAGGTGGTTAAAGACATGGCTGCTCTTGATTTTTGGCCTCGTCCGATAAGCCACACTtggttgatttatattttgtgtgaagagaagaagttgagagaggCTCGTGCTTTGTTTGCTATAATGGTTCAATCTGGACGATCTTTATTGAATTGTACTAAACCAGGATTATTGAGAATGCTTAACCAGAATCAacaactttag
- the LOC104726837 gene encoding NAC domain-containing protein 101-like produces the protein MESLSHIPPGYRFHPTDEELVDYYLKNKVAFPGMQVDVIKDVDLYKIEPWDIQELCGRGTGEEREWYFFSHKDKKYPTGTRTNRATGSGFWKATGRDKAIYSKQELVGMRKTLVFYKGRAPNGQKSDWIMHEYRLETDENGPPHEEGWVVCRAFKKKLTTMNYNNPRTMMGSSSGQESNWFTQQMDVANGNYYHLPDLESPRMFQGSSSSSLSSLHHNDQDPYGVVLSTINANPTTIMQRDDGPVITNDDNHMIMMNTSNGGHHQSGLLVNDDQVMDWQTLDKFVASQLIMGQEEEEVNKDPSDNSSNETFHHLSQEQATMVSMNASSTSSPCSFYSWAQNTHT, from the exons ATGGAGAGTCTCTCGCACATTCCTCCCGGTTATCGATTCCATCCGACCGATGAAGAGCTTGTTGACTATTATCTCAAGAACAAAGTTGCATTCCCGGGAATGCAAGTTGATGTTATCAAAGATGTCGATCTCTACAAAATCGAGCCATGGGACATCCAAG AGTTATGTGGACGAGGGACGGGAGAAGAAAGGGAATGGTATTTCTTTAGCCACAAGGACAAGAAATATCCAACTGGGACACGAACCAATAGAGCAACGGGCTCCGGATTTTGGAAAGCAACAGGTCGAGACAAGGCCATATACTCAAAGCAAGAGCTTGTTGGGATGAGGAAGACTCTTGTGTTTTACAAAGGTAGGGCCCCGAATGGTCAGAAATCTGATTGGATAATGCACGAATACCGTCTTGAGACCGATGAAAATGGACCACCTCATGAGGAAGGATGGGTGGTTTGTCGCGCTTTCAAGAAGAAACTAACCACGATGAATTATAACAACCCAAGAACAATGATGGGATCATCATCAGGTCAAGAATCTAATTGGTTCACACAGCAGATGGATGTTGCTAATGGTAATTACTACCATCTTCCTGATCTAGAGAGTCCAAGAATGTTTCaaggctcatcatcatcatcattatcgtCATTACATCACAATGATCAAGACCCTTATGGTGTTGTACTAAGCACTATTAACGCAAACCCAACCACAATAATGCAACGAGACGATGGTCCTGTTATTACCAATGATGATAATCATATGATCATGATGAACACAAGTAATGGTGGTCATCATCAATCAGGATTACTAGTGAATGATGATCAAGTGATGGATTGGCAAACgcttgacaagtttgttgcttCTCAACTAATCATGGgccaagaagaggaagaagtaaaCAAAGATCCATCAGATAACTCTTCGAATGAAACATTTCATCATCTCTCTCAAGAGCAAGCAACAATGGTTTCTATGAATGCGTCTTCcacttcttctccttgttcCTTCTACTCTTGGGCTCAAAATACACACACGTAA